Proteins encoded in a region of the Campylobacter magnus genome:
- the dnaG gene encoding DNA primase, which produces MIEQKSIEHLRNSIDIADVVGAYVSLKRSGSSLVGLCPFHGDKSPSMHVSSNRGLYHCFSCGAGGDAIKFVMEYEKLSYPQAIEKLASMFGIELEYSNEKTQKKDNSLKEILELLNNYYKTELFNPANIAALNYLKERALSPAMIEKFELGWAPPSQNTINLLQKNEIEAIKAFSAGAIKNSERGVYASFSNRITFPIYNHIGSIVGFGGRTISDHPAKYINSPQSEIFDKSRVLYGYDKARAAIFKSGEVIICEGYMDCIMLHQAGFFNAVAVLGTALTPKHLPLLKKENIKVILSFDSDTAGQNAALRSAELLSRSSIDGKVVLIEGGKDPAELVAANRQSELASLYKGGVELVEFVLRKKAAAMSLQTPMDKIKALDVLREYLGALRPEIISFYEPLVAQILGINPHDFSLKKNVKIPQNNQNWGINNNFRSFKPLRNSRFKAPQDEIPNPQAYIQNTNKRDILALSVLKNILLNNEYKKIALPLLNAQMFKDVRYYNAFVNGDESVLRSLELDESLELYDAKQFKSALNRLVCSFLESEKNRIANSSEDNKAAKIRELTIAIDKLKKEM; this is translated from the coding sequence ATGATAGAACAAAAAAGTATAGAGCATTTAAGAAATTCCATTGATATAGCTGATGTGGTGGGTGCTTATGTAAGCCTAAAACGCTCAGGCTCGTCTCTTGTGGGGCTTTGTCCTTTTCATGGTGACAAAAGCCCTAGCATGCATGTAAGCTCAAATAGAGGTCTTTATCACTGCTTTTCTTGTGGGGCTGGAGGCGATGCGATAAAGTTTGTCATGGAATACGAAAAGCTAAGCTACCCACAAGCTATAGAAAAGCTTGCTAGTATGTTTGGCATAGAGCTTGAATACAGCAATGAAAAAACACAAAAAAAAGATAATAGCCTAAAAGAAATTTTAGAGCTTTTAAACAATTATTATAAAACCGAGCTTTTTAACCCAGCAAATATTGCTGCGCTTAATTATCTAAAAGAGCGCGCTTTAAGCCCTGCAATGATAGAAAAGTTCGAACTTGGCTGGGCACCGCCAAGCCAAAACACTATAAATTTACTCCAAAAAAACGAAATAGAAGCTATTAAAGCCTTTAGCGCTGGCGCGATAAAAAATAGTGAGCGTGGCGTATACGCAAGCTTTTCAAACCGCATAACCTTTCCAATCTATAATCATATAGGCTCTATTGTGGGCTTTGGTGGACGCACCATCAGCGACCATCCAGCAAAGTATATAAACAGCCCTCAAAGCGAGATTTTTGATAAAAGTCGTGTGCTTTATGGCTATGATAAGGCAAGAGCGGCTATTTTTAAAAGTGGCGAGGTGATCATTTGTGAGGGCTATATGGATTGTATTATGCTGCATCAAGCTGGCTTTTTTAACGCTGTGGCTGTGCTTGGCACCGCTCTTACGCCAAAGCATTTGCCACTATTAAAAAAAGAAAATATAAAAGTAATTTTAAGCTTTGATAGCGATACAGCAGGTCAAAATGCCGCACTTCGCTCAGCTGAGCTGCTAAGTCGTTCTAGCATAGATGGCAAAGTGGTATTGATAGAGGGCGGCAAAGACCCAGCCGAGCTAGTAGCAGCAAATAGACAAAGCGAGCTAGCAAGCCTTTATAAAGGTGGAGTGGAGCTAGTAGAGTTCGTGCTAAGAAAAAAAGCAGCTGCGATGAGCCTGCAAACGCCCATGGATAAAATAAAAGCCCTTGATGTTTTGCGTGAGTATTTAGGGGCTTTAAGACCTGAGATTATCAGCTTTTACGAGCCCTTGGTAGCACAGATTTTGGGTATAAATCCGCATGACTTTTCACTTAAAAAAAATGTTAAAATTCCGCAAAATAATCAAAACTGGGGCATAAATAATAATTTTAGAAGCTTTAAGCCATTAAGGAATTCTAGATTTAAAGCCCCACAAGATGAAATCCCAAACCCCCAAGCCTATATCCAAAACACAAATAAGCGTGATATCCTAGCCCTTAGCGTGCTAAAAAATATCTTGCTAAATAATGAGTATAAAAAAATCGCTTTGCCGCTTCTAAATGCGCAGATGTTTAAGGATGTTAGGTATTATAACGCTTTTGTAAACGGCGATGAGAGTGTTTTGCGCAGCTTGGAGCTAGATGAGAGCTTGGAGCTTTATGACGCAAAACAGTTTAAATCAGCTCTTAATAGGCTGGTTTGTTCTTTTTTAGAAAGTGAGAAAAATCGCATCGCAAATAGTAGCGAGGATAATAAAGCTGCTAAAATAAGAGAACTAACCATAGCAATAGATAAACTTAAAAAGGAAATGTAG
- the moaC gene encoding cyclic pyranopterin monophosphate synthase MoaC — translation MKLTHINENGNPKMVNVGAKNITERLAIASGRIKMSKVTFELALSGQGKKGPVEQIAIISAIMGAKKTSELIAMAHPILISGTDAELIALPHLPGFELRVKVSTSGQTGVEMEALSAVSIGLLNLYDMLKAAEKGMEILDICLEYKSGGKSGEWRREQNS, via the coding sequence ATGAAATTAACACATATAAATGAAAATGGCAATCCAAAAATGGTAAATGTCGGCGCAAAGAATATCACCGAGCGTCTAGCAATCGCCTCTGGGCGTATAAAAATGAGCAAAGTCACCTTTGAGCTAGCCCTGAGTGGTCAGGGCAAAAAGGGCCCAGTAGAACAAATCGCTATAATCTCAGCAATAATGGGAGCAAAGAAAACCAGCGAGCTTATTGCTATGGCTCATCCTATTTTGATTTCAGGCACGGACGCAGAGCTTATAGCTTTGCCTCATTTGCCTGGCTTTGAGCTAAGGGTCAAGGTTAGCACTAGCGGACAAACAGGCGTAGAGATGGAGGCACTTAGCGCTGTTAGCATAGGGCTTTTAAATCTTTATGATATGCTAAAAGCGGCTGAGAAAGGCATGGAGATTTTGGATATTTGCTTAGAGTATAAAAGTGGTGGCAAAAGTGGGGAGTGGCG